A single Biomphalaria glabrata chromosome 2, xgBioGlab47.1, whole genome shotgun sequence DNA region contains:
- the LOC106076964 gene encoding uncharacterized protein LOC106076964, which translates to MYGSDAMAAVVSTMFVLLTMQTYIYVIECKAKVCKTAVENFTSDYHDQCYFVGQTKVKFSESRHYCDKFEGALADFCKELLDFLKKIKRSVSQEMEEYWIVEHEKNSSLSSLSSLSTCTSINGSSFKMNNFTSCESLLVPICTFATSYLDVDGCFKACDKLVTKHSQTPFTSTLSTKVNNTMAFFNSTSSSQTSSDLEESCECDHDVTESNKVSEIVAILMGLSFFISIVINLLLALQIVCKFKKVKNFTSQEEKIVSFTKDFLQNKLTSGDNYETMTSGENYEEMTYDNDPPKSKQGQRRGTNVEDYGTYSAISD; encoded by the exons ATGCAAACCTACATATATGTCATAGAATGTAAGGCTAAAGTGTGCAAAACTGCGGTTGAGAATTTCACTTCTGATTACCATGACCAATGCTACTTTGTAGGACAGACAAAAGTGAAGTTTAGTGAGTCTAGACACTACTGTGATAAGTTTGAAGGAGCGTTAGCAGATTTCTGTAAAGAGTTGCTTGATTTTCTAAAG aaaattaaaagatctGTATCTCAAGAAATGGAAGAATATTGGATCGTTGAACACGAGAAGAACtcctctctttcctctctttcctctctttcCACTTGTACCAGTATTAATGGTAGCAGCTTCAAGATGAATAATTTTACGAGCTGCGAGTCTTTACTAGTACCTATCTGTACATTTG CAACAAGTTATCTCGATGTTGACGGATGTTTCAAGGCATGTGATAAGCTTGTGACAAAACATTCTCAAACTCCATTCACGTCGACATTATCCACGAAAGTGAACAACACAATGGCATTCTTCAATTCAACCAGTTCATCACAGACAAGCAGCGACCTTGAAGAGTCATGCGAGTGTGACCATGACGTCACTGAGTCAA ACAAAGTGTCTGAGATTGTGGCAATTTTAATGGGATTAAGTTTCTTCATTTCGATTGTAATAAATCTCTTATTAGCGCTTCAAAT aGTGTGTAAATTTAAGAAAGTCAAGAATTTCACTTCCCAAGAGGAAAAGATTGTTAGTTTCACGAAAgactttttacaaaataaattgacTTCAGGAGATAATTATGAAACGATGACTTCAGGAGAAAATTATGAAGAGATGACGTATGACAACGATCCACCCAAGTCAAAACAAGGCCAGAGGCGTGGCACCAATGTGGAAGACTATGGCACTTACAGCGCGATAAGCGATTAA